Proteins found in one Methanospirillum hungatei JF-1 genomic segment:
- a CDS encoding class I SAM-dependent methyltransferase, producing the protein MYLEIKNCRICKNSNLIDVLSLGEQTLTGVFPKNYDENISKGPLDLVWCTKCGLLQLKQSYNLVEMYGDNYGYRSGLNVSMVNHLKNKIRTLENSVNLTEDDIVIDIGSNDATSLIAYSKKCRRVGIDPTGKKFKQYYPASVDLIENFFSAEIFFSKYPNCKAKIITSIAMFYDLEEPVSFVRDIEKILSDDGIWHFEQSYMPSMLRSNAYDTICHEHLEFYSFKVIKNLLEEHGIRIIDVQMNGINGGSFAVTACKKDASFKSNEPVIQWMLKQEEDMLLDTPKPYRNFEEKVFLHRKNLLGLIEALLSDGKKIFGYGASTKGNVLIQFCGLSSKQIPYIADVNIDKFGCYTPGSHIPIISEEEARTMRPDYFLVFPWHFKHFILEKEHEFLERGGKFIFPLPEIEIV; encoded by the coding sequence ATGTATTTAGAGATAAAAAATTGCCGAATCTGCAAGAATAGTAATTTAATTGATGTTCTCTCTTTAGGAGAACAAACACTTACAGGAGTGTTCCCTAAAAATTACGATGAAAATATTTCAAAAGGACCCTTGGATTTGGTTTGGTGCACAAAATGTGGGTTGTTACAATTAAAACAATCATATAACCTTGTTGAAATGTATGGAGATAATTATGGATATCGTTCAGGATTAAATGTCTCGATGGTTAACCATCTAAAAAATAAGATTCGGACTTTAGAGAACTCAGTAAATCTTACTGAGGACGATATTGTTATTGATATTGGAAGTAACGATGCCACATCACTAATCGCATATTCAAAAAAATGTCGTAGGGTAGGAATAGATCCCACTGGAAAAAAATTTAAGCAATATTATCCCGCAAGTGTTGATCTCATTGAAAATTTTTTTTCTGCTGAAATATTTTTTTCGAAATATCCAAATTGTAAAGCAAAAATTATCACATCTATTGCTATGTTTTATGATCTAGAGGAACCAGTATCCTTTGTCAGGGACATAGAGAAAATTTTGTCAGATGATGGTATATGGCATTTTGAACAGAGTTATATGCCTTCAATGCTACGTTCAAATGCATATGATACAATTTGCCATGAACATTTAGAATTTTACTCATTTAAAGTCATAAAAAATCTATTAGAGGAACATGGTATCAGAATCATTGATGTACAGATGAATGGCATTAATGGTGGTAGTTTTGCAGTAACAGCCTGTAAAAAAGATGCATCATTTAAATCCAATGAACCAGTTATCCAATGGATGCTAAAACAAGAAGAGGATATGTTACTAGATACACCAAAGCCCTATCGAAATTTTGAAGAAAAGGTATTTCTCCACCGTAAAAATCTATTAGGTCTGATTGAGGCCTTATTAAGTGATGGGAAAAAAATTTTTGGATATGGAGCTTCTACAAAAGGAAATGTTTTGATACAATTTTGTGGGTTATCTAGCAAACAAATACCATATATTGCAGATGTAAATATTGATAAATTTGGATGCTACACACCTGGTTCGCATATACCAATAATTTCAGAAGAGGAGGCTAGGACAATGCGACCTGATTACTTTTTAGTTTTTCCTTGGCATTTTAAACACTTTATACTTGAAAAGGAACACGAATTTCTCGAAAGAGGTGGGAAATTTATTTTCCCTTTACCTGAAATTGAAATTGTGTAA
- a CDS encoding EamA family transporter yields MNTIIIILIGILFASSGQILWKIGMTDIGPITSVTTGSFISMLLSPWVIGGTVCYGLSTVFWLIALSRADLSFVYPFIALTFVIIFIASFFLFHEQISFMRLFGALVIISGIIILVRG; encoded by the coding sequence ATGAATACGATAATTATTATCCTTATCGGGATTTTATTTGCATCATCCGGACAGATTTTATGGAAAATTGGGATGACTGACATTGGTCCGATTACATCTGTCACGACTGGATCCTTTATCTCGATGCTACTCAGCCCATGGGTAATTGGGGGAACGGTATGTTATGGCCTTTCCACCGTTTTCTGGCTTATTGCTCTATCACGGGCTGATCTTTCATTTGTGTATCCCTTTATTGCACTTACCTTTGTCATTATATTCATAGCCTCATTTTTTCTCTTTCATGAGCAGATCAGCTTCATGCGACTATTTGGAGCATTAGTGATAATTAGCGGGATTATTATCCTTGTAAGGGGGTAA
- a CDS encoding glycosyltransferase, whose amino-acid sequence MKNREIGIAIGFLPGELSIGEGLARLLSFIIKGLIENRIQITLLSPEWAKSDLEKILKDIELHNSEFISIITTGKIPLIFNFKRRLESLFLNREKRYRNKENSKSIKPFNWAEFFLDRITKFCAKIPFLIQIILIPIFYCIYFSFILLNDNKNLLYKSNRIGTKNHYNPDKKISKRKVQSFYNKLSDEIINCEYKKLCKIAQKNERIKSWIIPTLFWPLIVEKIPNPIVIAPDIVFSAFPVGFELSSRGYNDSDHYVKMKDHFQLSLNFATQIITYSDYVKNQQVCKFFNIDDKKVSVIPHGHISLSDNAYVREKIQYFDPNFQREKSVQIIMNYLEENNLNQYKGFIDTKFIMFTSQIRPHKNILNLVKAIYKIRDEKHIFLKLILTADFSTDAKIMKTINKYHLETDIIQFTRISSQLMAALYNLASIAVNPSLAEGGFPFTFSEAYSVGTPSIMSKIPVVEEYILDPNLKDIMLFDPYDITDMVNKIIWGVFNRDLLFKLQEPLFSKSVSRSWKKVAEDYYNITQKL is encoded by the coding sequence ATGAAAAATAGAGAAATTGGTATTGCAATTGGATTTCTACCGGGAGAACTCTCTATTGGTGAAGGGTTAGCACGGTTATTATCGTTTATCATAAAAGGATTGATAGAGAATAGAATACAGATTACGTTATTATCTCCAGAATGGGCAAAAAGTGACTTGGAAAAAATTCTTAAGGATATTGAATTACATAACTCTGAATTCATAAGTATTATTACTACGGGAAAAATACCTCTTATTTTTAATTTCAAGAGAAGATTAGAGAGTTTATTTTTAAATAGAGAGAAAAGATATAGAAATAAAGAGAATTCTAAAAGCATTAAACCATTCAATTGGGCTGAGTTTTTTTTAGATAGGATTACAAAATTTTGTGCAAAAATACCATTTTTAATTCAAATTATATTAATCCCTATTTTTTACTGTATCTATTTTTCTTTTATACTCTTAAATGATAATAAAAATTTATTGTATAAATCCAACAGAATTGGAACAAAGAATCATTATAATCCTGATAAGAAAATATCTAAAAGAAAGGTGCAGTCATTTTATAATAAATTGTCTGATGAAATTATTAATTGTGAATATAAAAAATTATGTAAGATTGCACAAAAAAATGAGAGAATTAAATCATGGATCATCCCCACTTTATTTTGGCCATTAATCGTTGAAAAAATACCCAATCCGATTGTAATAGCTCCAGATATTGTTTTCTCAGCATTTCCTGTTGGATTCGAATTAAGCAGCAGAGGGTACAATGATAGTGATCATTATGTGAAAATGAAAGATCATTTTCAACTTTCTTTAAATTTCGCAACACAAATCATAACATATAGTGATTATGTAAAAAATCAACAAGTTTGTAAATTTTTTAACATAGATGACAAAAAGGTATCAGTAATCCCTCATGGGCATATTTCACTATCAGATAATGCATATGTAAGGGAGAAAATTCAATACTTTGATCCAAATTTTCAAAGAGAAAAGTCGGTCCAAATAATTATGAATTATTTGGAAGAGAATAATTTAAATCAATATAAAGGATTCATCGACACAAAATTCATAATGTTCACATCACAAATCCGACCCCATAAGAATATTTTAAATTTAGTAAAGGCAATTTATAAGATAAGAGACGAAAAGCATATTTTTCTTAAATTAATTCTCACTGCCGATTTTTCAACTGACGCAAAAATTATGAAAACCATTAATAAATACCATTTGGAAACCGACATAATTCAATTTACTAGAATTTCCTCACAATTAATGGCTGCTTTATATAATTTAGCCAGTATCGCAGTTAATCCATCATTAGCAGAGGGAGGTTTTCCTTTTACTTTTTCCGAAGCCTATTCAGTAGGTACACCCTCAATTATGTCAAAAATACCTGTAGTGGAAGAATATATTTTAGATCCAAACCTCAAAGACATTATGCTTTTTGATCCTTACGATATCACAGATATGGTAAATAAAATAATATGGGGTGTATTTAACAGGGACCTATTATTCAAATTGCAAGAACCATTATTTTCAAAATCTGTAAGCCGTAGTTGGAAAAAGGTAGCTGAGGATTATTATAATATCACCCAAAAATTATGA
- a CDS encoding glycosyltransferase family 2 protein codes for MTTSLIIPAFNEEEAIGLVIEEYYPFVDEIIVVDDGSKDKTYEIASHYQDAKVHVFQHTQNQGKVGALLTGVRKSTGEIIVFTDADCTYPARYIPVFLSELNRGADLVLGVRNIEAHNIPLFNRIGNAVFSTMATYISGKYISDGQTGYRAFRKEMMDELLVSAKSLEFETKMTVRAAKLGYVISEVPIEYRERVGTSKLHPIRDGYRMFRALLSIAWHETSPLAKMISVPGLFLLLAGIGFGLISVQERLLNYYLIHEYYPLISVFLMLFGIQLTSIGLIIDYLSKKMDRIEERIRQSFIKKE; via the coding sequence ATGACAACCTCTTTGATTATTCCTGCTTTTAATGAAGAAGAAGCAATTGGTCTCGTTATTGAGGAATATTATCCTTTCGTTGACGAAATTATTGTTGTTGATGATGGATCAAAGGACAAGACATATGAAATAGCCTCTCATTATCAGGATGCAAAGGTGCATGTTTTTCAGCATACCCAGAACCAGGGCAAGGTAGGTGCATTGCTCACCGGTGTCAGGAAATCAACTGGCGAAATTATTGTCTTTACTGATGCAGACTGTACCTACCCTGCTCGATATATTCCGGTTTTCTTATCTGAACTGAATCGTGGGGCTGACCTTGTTTTGGGCGTTCGAAATATCGAGGCACATAATATCCCTCTGTTTAACCGGATAGGTAATGCGGTCTTCTCGACAATGGCAACCTACATCAGTGGTAAGTATATATCAGATGGCCAGACGGGATATCGGGCTTTTCGGAAAGAGATGATGGATGAACTCCTGGTATCGGCGAAAAGCCTGGAGTTCGAGACAAAGATGACCGTCCGTGCAGCGAAATTGGGGTATGTTATCTCTGAAGTTCCCATAGAATATCGCGAGCGGGTTGGTACGTCAAAACTTCATCCCATTCGTGATGGGTATCGGATGTTTCGTGCGTTATTATCGATTGCATGGCATGAGACTTCCCCTCTTGCGAAAATGATATCTGTCCCGGGTTTATTTCTTCTTCTTGCAGGAATTGGATTTGGCCTTATCAGTGTACAGGAAAGGCTGTTAAATTACTATTTAATCCACGAATATTATCCACTTATTTCCGTTTTTCTCATGCTTTTTGGGATACAACTGACCTCAATCGGCCTCATCATTGATTACCTTTCGAAAAAGATGGATCGGATTGAGGAAAGAATCCGTCAGAGTTTTATTAAAAAGGAGTAA
- a CDS encoding acetyltransferase, with translation MTNDTLDDLLIFGCGGHARNVIDIALSSGWKNIIIIDENGLDGEKIYGFPIIQDLSTINPKFQRFIVAFGDNKKRKIMFEWLIEKHFQPINLISPNSYISQNAKLGIGIVIGHQSYIGPSVHISDNVIINTKAIIEHECKIGYHTHIAIGAIVAGKCIIGDLCFIGAGTVIRDNLEISSLITTGAGAVVTKNLEDPGIYIGIPAKVRLNH, from the coding sequence ATGACTAATGATACTTTAGATGATTTATTAATATTTGGTTGTGGTGGACATGCCCGTAACGTTATAGATATTGCATTATCATCCGGCTGGAAGAATATTATAATAATTGACGAGAACGGACTTGATGGTGAAAAAATTTATGGATTTCCAATAATTCAAGATTTATCAACCATAAACCCCAAATTTCAAAGATTTATTGTGGCATTTGGAGATAATAAAAAAAGGAAAATTATGTTTGAATGGTTAATTGAAAAACATTTTCAACCTATCAACCTAATTTCTCCAAATTCATATATTTCACAAAATGCAAAATTAGGGATTGGAATTGTAATTGGGCATCAATCTTACATTGGACCGAGTGTACATATATCTGACAACGTAATAATAAATACAAAAGCCATTATTGAACATGAATGTAAAATTGGATATCACACCCATATCGCAATTGGTGCGATCGTGGCAGGAAAATGTATAATAGGAGATCTATGCTTTATTGGTGCTGGAACAGTAATAAGAGATAATTTAGAGATTTCATCTCTAATAACTACAGGAGCAGGAGCTGTTGTTACAAAAAACCTTGAAGATCCTGGTATATATATTGGGATTCCTGCAAAAGTTAGACTAAATCATTAA
- a CDS encoding ABC transporter ATP-binding protein, whose protein sequence is MVTFKEYLHQLRFFIQGYEYYLFLLLILSIIIGLIDAGSIALLYPMISVGFQINADAIPFYGVIEYISSLIPMGSQFVHLGLLFILLTGISLILQLAYWKIAFIFQRELIVKTKKSIFSKIDSNDYKFFVDARQGDLINLFNQSPYYVQQTYDRLLCLCTDLMTSILVIVMLFLISPGGLLLVLIGGGVFYLIINSISKNISEKLGNLQIASGQSENKVINEYITGIKPIKALHASEHWGRQYIDALKVYWDKFAELMFIQRIPIIAINSLFYITIGVIVLVLYIYYADNFLVIIPVLGTFAAGMMKILPKAMNMGTYKMELKNFYPHVTTIHSILQEKKYHSVVNGEKTCNEIISDIILEDVSFSYGHAKILHNVSMTIAKGSMTALVGHSGSGKSTIASLLLRLYDPGSGRILVNGFDLKEYDVNTYRDIVGYVSQDPFVFNASIRENILFGGLFSDKEVIDAAKLAYAHEFIMELPEGYETLVGDQGVTLSGGEKQRIVIARAMIRRPEFLILDEATSALDNISEAAVQKAIDQVAKECTTLVIAHRLTTIRNADKIVVIEKGRIVEEGTHEELIERRGKYWEMSENKA, encoded by the coding sequence ATGGTCACATTCAAAGAATATCTTCATCAACTTCGGTTTTTCATTCAAGGGTATGAATATTATCTGTTTTTACTCCTTATTCTATCCATCATCATTGGCCTGATTGATGCAGGGAGTATTGCTCTTTTATATCCCATGATATCAGTGGGATTTCAGATAAATGCTGATGCCATCCCCTTTTACGGAGTTATCGAATATATAAGCAGCCTGATTCCGATGGGATCGCAATTTGTCCATCTCGGATTATTATTTATTCTGCTCACCGGCATATCACTTATTCTTCAACTGGCATACTGGAAGATTGCATTCATTTTCCAGCGGGAACTTATCGTAAAGACGAAAAAGTCGATATTTTCAAAGATAGATTCCAACGATTATAAATTTTTTGTCGATGCACGGCAGGGAGATCTCATCAATCTCTTTAACCAAAGTCCCTATTATGTCCAGCAGACATACGACCGGTTGTTATGCCTGTGCACGGATCTGATGACCTCAATTCTGGTGATAGTGATGCTTTTTCTGATTTCACCAGGAGGACTTCTTCTGGTATTAATCGGGGGGGGCGTTTTTTATCTCATCATCAACTCAATCAGCAAAAACATTTCAGAGAAACTGGGGAACCTTCAGATAGCATCTGGTCAATCCGAAAACAAGGTTATCAATGAATACATAACCGGCATTAAGCCAATAAAAGCGCTCCATGCATCGGAACATTGGGGAAGGCAGTATATTGATGCTTTAAAAGTGTATTGGGATAAGTTTGCGGAACTCATGTTCATTCAGAGAATCCCTATCATTGCGATAAATTCCCTGTTTTATATTACCATTGGAGTTATTGTTCTTGTCCTTTACATTTATTACGCGGATAATTTTCTTGTGATAATTCCGGTTCTTGGAACGTTTGCTGCGGGCATGATGAAAATTCTGCCTAAAGCTATGAATATGGGGACCTATAAGATGGAACTGAAAAATTTTTATCCCCATGTTACAACCATCCATTCAATTCTCCAGGAGAAAAAATATCATTCGGTAGTAAATGGTGAAAAGACCTGCAATGAAATCATATCAGATATCATTCTGGAGGATGTCAGTTTTTCATATGGTCATGCAAAGATCCTGCATAATGTGTCGATGACTATTGCGAAAGGTTCAATGACTGCTCTTGTTGGTCATTCAGGATCAGGTAAGTCAACGATTGCGAGCCTGCTCCTACGACTCTATGATCCTGGTTCAGGGAGGATACTTGTTAATGGTTTTGATTTGAAAGAGTATGATGTGAATACATACCGGGATATTGTCGGGTATGTAAGTCAGGATCCATTTGTATTCAACGCAAGTATCAGGGAGAATATACTGTTCGGAGGGCTATTTTCAGATAAAGAAGTCATTGATGCAGCGAAATTAGCTTATGCACACGAATTTATCATGGAATTGCCAGAGGGATATGAGACATTGGTGGGAGATCAGGGGGTCACTCTCTCAGGGGGGGAGAAACAACGGATCGTGATTGCCCGGGCTATGATCCGCCGGCCTGAATTTTTAATATTGGATGAAGCAACGAGTGCGCTCGATAATATTTCTGAGGCAGCAGTACAGAAGGCGATCGATCAGGTCGCGAAGGAATGTACGACGCTGGTGATTGCGCATCGGTTGACGACAATACGGAATGCTGATAAAATTGTGGTGATTGAGAAGGGGAGAATTGTTGAAGAGGGGACACATGAAGAGTTGATTGAGAGGAGAGGTAAGTATTGGGAGATGAGTGAGAATAAAGCATAA
- a CDS encoding UDP-glucuronic acid decarboxylase family protein, translated as MNISTPSSSDFEIQKILTGLSDLSFPDQTILVTGGSGFLGSWMCEVLLNTGANVICLDNYASGRPENTEHLKNHPKFTRIVHDISKPYDPGRKVDLVCHLASRASPLEFEHYPIQILKSNTLGTMNALGIARKYEARFLFTSTSETYGEAAIFPTPETYRGNVNTLGIRGCYDEAKRAGEAFCMAYFRQHGLDVRIARIFNTYGPRMRSDGHYGRVIPRFIDQAVHNAPITIFGEGKQTRSFCYVTDQITGLLRLAGLPDLAGEVVNIGNPVEWTILDLAHMIIELTGSKSELSYQPMPPDDPTRRVPDITKAREKLGWEPKVELKDGLMKMLELK; from the coding sequence ATGAATATATCTACCCCATCATCATCAGATTTTGAAATTCAAAAGATATTAACTGGCCTTTCAGATCTATCATTTCCTGATCAGACCATTCTGGTAACCGGTGGTTCAGGTTTTTTGGGTTCATGGATGTGCGAGGTCCTTCTCAATACAGGAGCCAATGTCATCTGCCTGGATAATTATGCATCTGGCCGGCCAGAAAATACTGAACATCTGAAAAATCATCCAAAATTTACCCGAATCGTCCACGATATATCAAAGCCATATGATCCAGGGAGAAAAGTCGACCTTGTCTGTCATCTGGCTTCACGGGCAAGTCCTCTTGAATTTGAACATTATCCCATCCAGATTTTGAAATCCAATACCCTGGGAACCATGAATGCTCTTGGAATTGCCAGAAAATATGAAGCCAGATTCTTATTCACCTCTACCAGTGAAACATATGGAGAAGCTGCAATCTTCCCGACACCTGAAACCTACCGGGGCAATGTGAATACCCTGGGAATCCGTGGGTGTTATGATGAGGCAAAAAGGGCAGGAGAAGCATTCTGTATGGCATATTTCAGGCAGCATGGTTTGGATGTCAGGATTGCCAGGATATTTAATACCTATGGGCCGAGGATGAGATCGGACGGGCATTATGGGAGAGTAATTCCCCGGTTTATTGACCAGGCTGTGCACAATGCACCAATAACCATTTTTGGTGAAGGAAAACAAACCAGATCATTCTGCTATGTAACTGACCAGATAACCGGATTACTTCGTCTGGCAGGATTGCCTGATTTAGCAGGGGAAGTTGTAAATATCGGAAATCCGGTTGAATGGACAATTCTTGATTTAGCTCATATGATAATTGAATTAACCGGTTCGAAGTCCGAGTTATCCTATCAACCAATGCCTCCGGATGATCCAACACGGAGGGTTCCGGATATTACCAAGGCACGGGAAAAACTTGGATGGGAACCCAAAGTTGAACTGAAAGATGGGCTTATGAAGATGCTAGAGTTGAAATGA
- a CDS encoding PD-(D/E)XK nuclease domain-containing protein, whose translation MTSGIAIFAYANMSSRYQVKLEYEVSEGYIDLTLLKRDPWHPDHYPIFELKYLKRSMSSEEEIERMTIDGTLRMKRYISSPELSTIPNLKKWVLVFSGDQCVRKVEV comes from the coding sequence ATGACCTCTGGAATTGCAATTTTTGCATATGCAAACATGAGCAGTCGGTACCAGGTTAAATTGGAGTATGAGGTTTCAGAAGGTTATATCGATCTTACTCTGCTCAAAAGAGATCCCTGGCACCCTGATCATTACCCTATCTTCGAATTGAAGTACCTCAAAAGAAGCATGAGTTCTGAAGAGGAGATAGAGAGGATGACTATTGATGGAACGCTCCGAATGAAACGGTACATATCATCACCTGAATTATCAACAATACCGAATCTGAAGAAATGGGTTCTGGTTTTTTCCGGTGACCAGTGTGTACGAAAAGTGGAAGTGTAA
- the galU gene encoding UTP--glucose-1-phosphate uridylyltransferase GalU, protein MAEMVRKVVIPAAGLGTRFLPITKAQPKEMLPVVDKPVIQYVVEEAVASGIDDIIIITGRNKRAIEDHFDRCIELEDKLSSNPGSPSHAYVDITEIPNIHYIRQREPKGLGDAILLTEKHCNDEPFVVLLGDTITIAPEGELTCTSQMIQAYNKYKKSIIAIEPVPDYKIPDYGIIDGKEIEKNHFSIVDIIEKPPIAQAPSNLGAIGCYLFTPEIFAQLKQTKPGKGGEIQLTDAIRKLSGSIGLVTNCRRYDIGDKLGWMKAFFELALQRDEFRDDLMAILREDVCDT, encoded by the coding sequence ATGGCTGAAATGGTCAGAAAAGTAGTTATCCCGGCAGCAGGACTTGGAACACGGTTCCTCCCGATAACGAAGGCACAGCCAAAAGAGATGCTTCCCGTCGTAGACAAGCCGGTGATACAGTATGTGGTGGAAGAAGCGGTTGCCTCAGGGATTGATGATATTATTATCATAACCGGAAGAAACAAACGGGCGATAGAGGACCATTTTGATCGGTGTATAGAACTTGAGGATAAACTGTCATCAAATCCCGGGTCGCCATCACATGCCTATGTAGACATTACCGAGATTCCAAATATCCATTATATCAGACAGCGTGAGCCAAAAGGACTTGGAGATGCGATCCTTCTTACCGAAAAACACTGTAATGATGAGCCTTTTGTTGTCCTGCTTGGAGATACGATAACCATTGCACCAGAAGGTGAACTGACCTGCACCTCCCAGATGATTCAGGCATATAATAAATATAAAAAATCCATTATTGCAATTGAACCGGTCCCTGATTATAAAATTCCGGATTATGGGATAATTGATGGGAAAGAGATAGAAAAGAATCATTTTTCAATCGTTGATATTATAGAAAAACCTCCAATTGCACAGGCCCCTTCAAACCTTGGCGCAATTGGATGTTATCTCTTCACCCCGGAGATATTTGCCCAGCTGAAGCAGACAAAGCCGGGGAAAGGGGGAGAGATACAACTCACTGATGCTATCCGGAAATTATCCGGATCAATCGGGCTTGTTACGAACTGCAGGCGGTATGATATCGGTGATAAACTTGGATGGATGAAAGCATTTTTTGAACTGGCATTACAACGGGATGAATTCAGGGATGATCTCATGGCTATATTACGGGAAGATGTGTGTGATACCTAA
- a CDS encoding DegT/DnrJ/EryC1/StrS family aminotransferase yields MKLLQDIKYPVYEPIFFGNEKKYVMNCLDTSWISSKGEYINLFENSFANFINITYATSVCNGTIALDLALMALGIGPGDEVIVPTLTYVASANSIVHVGATPVFVDSKESHWQMDTSDVIRKITPKTRAIMAVHLYGHPCDIIELKKICTEYGLFLIEDCAEAIGTYYQDKHVGTFGDIATFSFYGNKTITTGEGGMVVTNDEELYKRSYHIKTQGLVQDAEYWHDTIGYNYRMTNICAAIGLAQLENINLIIRKKRNIAELYKKNIKTLNLPIQFHEEIYPAIHSYWMFSIMVSKKDDKENLRFFLKNKGIETRPVFHPIHKMPMYNKRYAKFPVAESISERGINLPSSPNLSDNDISTICNIIHEYYKSN; encoded by the coding sequence ATGAAACTCCTACAAGACATTAAATACCCTGTTTACGAACCAATTTTCTTTGGGAATGAAAAAAAATATGTAATGAACTGTTTAGATACATCATGGATCTCTTCAAAAGGAGAATATATTAATCTTTTTGAGAATTCTTTTGCAAATTTTATCAACATTACCTATGCCACTTCAGTATGCAATGGAACAATAGCATTAGACTTAGCTTTAATGGCTCTTGGTATCGGCCCAGGAGATGAAGTAATAGTACCTACACTCACATATGTAGCATCTGCTAATTCAATTGTCCATGTGGGTGCTACACCAGTTTTTGTTGACTCAAAAGAATCACATTGGCAGATGGACACATCAGATGTAATTCGAAAAATCACACCGAAAACACGCGCAATTATGGCAGTTCACTTATATGGCCATCCATGTGATATAATTGAATTGAAGAAAATTTGCACCGAATATGGACTATTTTTAATCGAAGATTGCGCAGAGGCTATCGGAACTTATTATCAGGACAAACATGTTGGAACATTTGGTGACATTGCCACTTTCAGTTTTTATGGAAATAAAACAATTACTACAGGCGAAGGAGGAATGGTTGTAACTAATGACGAGGAACTTTATAAAAGAAGTTATCACATTAAGACTCAAGGATTAGTTCAAGATGCAGAATATTGGCATGATACAATAGGATATAACTACAGGATGACAAATATTTGTGCAGCTATTGGACTAGCACAATTAGAGAATATTAACCTCATTATTAGGAAAAAAAGAAATATTGCAGAACTTTATAAAAAGAATATAAAAACATTAAATTTGCCAATACAATTCCATGAAGAAATTTACCCAGCTATACACTCATATTGGATGTTTTCAATTATGGTTTCTAAAAAGGATGATAAAGAAAATTTACGTTTTTTTTTAAAAAATAAAGGGATCGAAACAAGGCCAGTTTTCCATCCCATCCATAAAATGCCTATGTACAACAAGCGTTATGCAAAATTTCCTGTAGCAGAATCTATTAGTGAAAGAGGAATCAATCTTCCTAGCTCTCCCAATTTATCAGATAATGATATTTCAACTATTTGTAATATTATACATGAATATTATAAATCTAATTGA